In the Candidatus Binatia bacterium genome, CGACTTGCACGTGAGCTTGCGCTTGGTGGTCGCCACCCATGACGCCGAACGACACCACGGGGCGACCATCGCGCAGCAGCATGGCGGGAATGATCGTGTGCAGCGGGCGCTTGCGCGGGGCCACGCAATTGGGGTGGTTGCGGTCGAGGACGAATCCGGCGCCGCGGTTTTGCAACACCACGCCAGCATCGGGCACGGCAACGCCTGAGCCGAACGGAAAGAACAAGCTGCTGATCATCGACACGACGTTGCCGCTCCTGTCCGCGGCGGTGAGGTATACCGTATCGCCCTGCGACAACAGCTTGCCGGTAAGAGCATGGGCAAGGGCCCGCGTGGGTTTGAGCAGCGCGGCGCGACCTTGCGCGTAGTCCTTGCTGAGCAACCTTTGCACGGGAACGGGGGCGAACTCCGGGTCGGCGAGATGGGCATTGCGATCGGCAAACGCGAGCTTGACGGCTTCGATGCGAAAGTGATGCACTTCGGGAGCGCCCGGCTCGTAACGGGGGAGGTCGAAGTTTTCGAGGATGTTGAGGGCGAGGAGCGCAGTTAGTCCCTGCGTGTTCGGTGGCAGCTCAACGAGCACATAGCCGCGATAGCTCGTCTCCACGGGATCCACCCATTGCGATGCATGGTCGGTAAAGTCTGCCGCCGTGAGCACGCCCCCTTGCTCACCCACGGCGGGAGCGGCTGCGTGGGCAAACGGCCCGCTGTAAAACCAGTCGGGTCCGCCTTGTGCCAATTCGCGCAGCGAACGAGCTAGAGCCGGGAGTCGCACAATCTCGCCGAGCTCCGGTGGCCGACCGTGGATGGAAAACCATTGGCGCGCGTGCTCGTCTTGCAGGATGCCGGCATGCAAAATCGTTTGCCATTCCCAAGCGATTACTTCGGTGACGGGAAATCCGTTTTGGGCATAGTCGAGCGCTCCTTCGAACAGGCGTGTCCATGGCATGCAGCCGAAGCGCGCGTGCGCATCGGCCCAGGCGCGCACGGCCCCGGGCACGGTGATGCTGAGGGGCCCGATCAACGGCATTGCCGTGTAACCGAGAGCCTCAAGGTGGTCGGCGGTTAGGCCTTGTGGGGCACGTCCACTTCCATTTAGGGCATAGAGCTTTTGTTCCCCGGCATGCCAGTAAAGGAGCATGCAATCGCCGCCGAGGCCAGTGTTGTAGGGCTCGACCACGCACAGTGCGAGGTTTGTGGCAATCGCCGCATCGAGGGCATTCCCTCCGCTGCGCAGCACTTGCAGCCCGACGCTCGCTGCAAGTGGCTGGCTTGCGCACACCATGCCGCGCTGGGCCAACACGAGGGAGCGCTGGGCGCAAAATCCAATTCCGAATGGCCGTTGGCTGCGGAACATGGGGGACCGGTTATTTGCGCCCAAGTTCTTGCGAGCGGCGCGTGGCGGCCACCACTGCTGCGACCAAGGCGTCTTTGAATCCGCGACGGTGGAGCTCACTCAAGCCCGCCAGGGTCGTGCCGCCCGGAGAGGTTACTTGTGCCCGCAGCGCTTCGGGCGGCTGTCCGGTTTCTTGCATCATAGCTGCGGCCCCGGCGATCGTCTGGAAGGTCAGGCGTGCCGCCAGAGCTGCCGTGAGCCCGGCGGCCACCCCGCCGGCAATCAATCCCTCAGCGAGCAAATAGACATAGGCGGGACCACTGCCGCTGAGGCCGGTGACCGCATCGAGCATGCGCTCGTCTTGCACGTCGACAGCGTCACCGACTGCCGAAAACATTCGCACGGCAAGTTTGAGATCGGCGGCGGTGGCAAAGCGGCCGCGCACGAGTACGGTCATGCCTTTTCCCACCAGCACCGGTGTGTTCGGCATGGCGCGCACCACCCGTACCTCTTCGCCGAGCAGATGCTCGATTTTCGTCGTTCCTACGCCGGCGGCGATACTGATGAGCAGGTGGCGCGGAGTCACGACACCGCGGAGGTCGTTGAGCACGGTGTCGATGTCTTGAGGTTTCACCGCCAGCACGATCACGGTTGCGCGGTCGGCCACTTCGGGATTCGAGGCCGCTGGTTGGATTTTCAGTTGCCGTTTCAGCGCGGTGAGTTTGGCTGTGTCGACATCGCTTGCCACGATTGCAGAGGGCGA is a window encoding:
- the ggt gene encoding gamma-glutamyltransferase, which translates into the protein MFRSQRPFGIGFCAQRSLVLAQRGMVCASQPLAASVGLQVLRSGGNALDAAIATNLALCVVEPYNTGLGGDCMLLYWHAGEQKLYALNGSGRAPQGLTADHLEALGYTAMPLIGPLSITVPGAVRAWADAHARFGCMPWTRLFEGALDYAQNGFPVTEVIAWEWQTILHAGILQDEHARQWFSIHGRPPELGEIVRLPALARSLRELAQGGPDWFYSGPFAHAAAPAVGEQGGVLTAADFTDHASQWVDPVETSYRGYVLVELPPNTQGLTALLALNILENFDLPRYEPGAPEVHHFRIEAVKLAFADRNAHLADPEFAPVPVQRLLSKDYAQGRAALLKPTRALAHALTGKLLSQGDTVYLTAADRSGNVVSMISSLFFPFGSGVAVPDAGVVLQNRGAGFVLDRNHPNCVAPRKRPLHTIIPAMLLRDGRPVVSFGVMGGDHQAQAHVQVVSQLVDFGANIQEALDRPRFHVLERNRVALEEEFEPALGQALSERGHALADPNEVRLRGGFGGGQGIMIAPHTGAYWGGSDRRKDGLALGF
- the proC gene encoding pyrroline-5-carboxylate reductase, giving the protein MAQARANSRTKAGSKPEKKQLPNLGFIGAGNMASAIMRGLLSAGLASPSAIVASDVDTAKLTALKRQLKIQPAASNPEVADRATVIVLAVKPQDIDTVLNDLRGVVTPRHLLISIAAGVGTTKIEHLLGEEVRVVRAMPNTPVLVGKGMTVLVRGRFATAADLKLAVRMFSAVGDAVDVQDERMLDAVTGLSGSGPAYVYLLAEGLIAGGVAAGLTAALAARLTFQTIAGAAAMMQETGQPPEALRAQVTSPGGTTLAGLSELHRRGFKDALVAAVVAATRRSQELGRK